CAGACTATTATCGTGGGAACTAGATGTTGAAGGGATTTGTTTGCTATGTGGAACTCATCAAGAATCAAGGAATCATTTGTTTTTTGAATGTGCTTTCTCGGCGGAGGTTTGGAGAGCGGCTTTGCTTCGCTTGCGCGTTTATAATGCTCCTACAAGTTGGGAAAGTGTTATTGATTGGCTGTCGGCTTTCTCTGGGGATAGACAGCACAAACTGGTTGTATTGCAGATATGGCAAGGATGTCTGTATGAAATTTGGAAGGAGCGGAATTCTCGGTTTCATTTAGGAACTACTGTCCCCACTTCCAAAATATGTGGTGGAGTCATTCGTATTGCAAGGTCCAAGGCTGTTGCTTTAAAGAATTCTGGAAGGAAGTTGGGAACTGATCTCGTCTCTTTCTGGTCTGTGGCTTAACTCCACTTTTTTTTTTTTTTGCTACGGTAATCTTCTCATTGGAGCTAATTTCGATGTTGCTATCTCCCCCCTTCTCTGTTTTTTCTTAAAAGCCGTAACCTCTGTTTCCTCTTCTTGTGTATCTCTGTACTTTCTTTTATCAATATGAAGGCCTTTGAAAAAAAAAAAAAAAANNNNNNNNNNNNNNNNNNNNNNNNNNNNNNNNNNNNNNNNNNNNNNNNNNNNNNNNNNNNNNNNNNNNNNNNNNNNNNNNNNNNNNNNNNNNNNNNNNNNNNNNNNNNNNNNNNNNNNNNNNNNNNNNNNNNNNNNNNNNNNNNNNNNNNNNNNNNNNNNNNNNNNNNNNNNNNNNNNNNNNNNNNNNNNNNNNNNNNNNNNNNNNNNNNNNNNNNNNNNNNNNNNNNNNNNNNNNNNNNNNNNNNNNNNNNNNNNNNNNNNNNNNNNNNNNNNNNNNNNNNNNNNNNNNNNNNNNNNNNNNNNNNNNNNNNNNNNNNNNNNNNNNNNNNNNNNNNNNNNNNNNNNNNNNNNNNNNNNNNNNNNNNNNNNNNNNNNNNNNNNNNNNNNNNNNNNNNNNNNNNNNNNNNNNNNNNNNNNNNNNNNNNNNNNNNNNNNNNNNNNNNNNNNNNNNNNNNNNNNNNNNNNNNNNNNNNNNNNNNNNNNNNNNNNNNNNNNNNNNNNNNNNNNNNNNNNNNNNNNNNNNNNNNNNNNNNNNNNNNNNNNNNNNNNNNNNNNNNNNNNNNNNNNNNNNNNNNNNNNNNNNNNNNNNNNNNNNNNNNNNNNNNNNNNNNNNNNNNNNNNNNNNNNNNNNNNNNNNNNNNNNNNNNNNNNNNNNNNNNNNNNNNNNNNNNNNNNNNNNNNNNNNNNNNNNNNNNNNNNNNNNNNNNNNNNNNNNNNNNNNNNNNNNNNNNNNNNNNNNNNNNNNNNNNNNNNNNNNNNNNNNNNNNNNNNNNNNNNNNNNNNNNNNNNNNNNNNNNNNNNNNNNNNNNNNNNNNNNNNNNNNNNNNNNNNNNNNNNNNNNNNNNNNNNNNNNNNNNNNNNNNNNNNNNNNNNNNNNNNNNNNNNNNNNNNNNNNNNNNNNNNNNNNNNNNNNNNNNNNNNNNNNNNNNNNNNNNNNNNNNNNNNNNNNNNNNNNNNNNNNNNNNNNNNNNNNNNNNNNNNNNNNNNNNNNNNNNNNNNNNNNNNNNNNNNNNNNNNNNNNNNNNNNNNNNNNNNNNNNNNNNNNNNNNNNNNNNNNNNNNNNNNNNNNNNNNNNNNNNNNNNNNNNNNNNNNNNNNNNNNNNNNNNNNNNNNNNNNNNNNNNNNNNNNNNNNNNNNNNNNNNNNNNNNNNNNNNNNNNNNNNNNNNNNNNNNNNNNNNNNNNNNNNNNNNNNNNNNNNNNNNNNNNNNNNNNNNNNNNNNNNNNNNNNNNNNNNNNNNNNNNNNNNNNNNNNNNNNNNNNNNNNNNNNNNNNNNNNNNNNNNNNNNNNNNNNNNNNNNNNNNNNNNNNNNNNNNNNNNNNNNNNNNNNNNNNNNNNNNNNNNNNNNNNNNNNNNNNNNNNNNNNNNNNNNNNNNNNNNNNNNNNNNNNNNNNNNNNNNNNNNNNNNNNNNNNNNNNNNNNNNNNNNNNNNNNNNNNNNNNNNNNNNNNNNNNNNNNNNNNNNNNNNNNNNNNNNNNNNNNNNNNNNNNNNNNNNNNNNNNNNNNNNNNNNNNNNNNNNNNNNNNNNNNNNNNNNNNNNNNNNNNNNNNNNNNNNNNNNNNNNNNNNNNNNNNNNNNNNNNNNNNNNNNNNNNNNNNNNNNNNNNNNNNNNNNNNNNNNNNNNNNNNNNNNNNNNNNNNNNNNNNNNNNNNNNNNNNNNNNNNNNNNNNNNNNNNNNNNNNNNNNNNNNNNNNNNNNNNNNNNNNNNNNNNNNNNNNNNNNNNNNNNNNNNNNNNNNNNNNNNNNNNNNNNNNNNNNNNNNNNNNNNNNNNNNNNNNNNNNNNNNNNNNNNNNNNNNNNNNNNNNNNNNNNNNNNNNNNNNNNNNNNNNNNNNNNNNNNNNNNNNNNNNNNNNNNNNNNNNNNNNNNNNNNNNNNNNNNNNNNNNNNNNNNNNNNNNNNNNNNNNNNNNNNNNNNNNNNNNNNNNNNNNNNNNNNNNNNNNNNNNNNNNNNNNNNNNNNNNNNNNNNNNNNNNNNNNNNNNNNNNNNNNNNNNNNNNNNNNNNNNNNNNNNNNNNNNNNNNNNNNNNNNNNNNNNNNNNNNNNNNNNNNNNNNNNNNNNNNNNNNNNNNNNNNNNNNNNNNNNNNNNNNNNNNNNNNNNNNNNNNNNNNNNNNNNNNNNNNNNNNNNNNNNNNNNNNNNNNNNNNNNNNNNNNNNNNNNNNNNNNNNNNNNNNNNNNNNNNNNNNNNNNNNNNNNNNNNNNNNNNNNNNNNNNNNNNNNNNNNNNNNNNNNNNNNNNNNNNNNNNNNNNNNNNNNNNNNNNNNNNNNNNNNNNNNNNNNNNNNNNNNNNNNNNNNNNNNNNNNNNNNNNNNNNNNNNNNNNNNNNNNNNNNNNNNNNNNNNNNNNNNNNNNNNNNNNNNNNNNNNNNNNNNNNNNNNNNNNNNNNNNNNNNNNNNNNNNNNNNNNNNNNNNNNNNNNNNNNNNNNNNNNNNNNNNNNNNNNNNNNNNNNNNNNNNNNNNNNNNNNNNNNNNNNNNNNNNNNNNNNNNNNNNNNNNNNNNNNNNNNNNNNNNNNNNNNNNNNNNNNNNNNNNNNNNNNNNNNNNNNNNNNNAAAAAAAAAAAAAAAAACTGAATGCAACTTCTAGAAATGTATGAAAGAAATGGGAATGGACGATGAGGAGCGAGCCCACCAGCGTCACGCATTGCGTGCCGTGTCCAAGTGGTTCAATATTGACTATGCCTTTCAATTGTTTTTTTTCTTTTTGAAGAATAAACCTTTCAATTGTTATTCTTCTCCCTGTTATATGTTTTAAAAACGATTCGTGTTAAACCAAAAGTTAACATGAAAAGTTATACATATAGTACGAATTACTACTATGTAATGTAATACTGAGTAATAACCCATAAATTGCTTCATTTTTTTACGAAACGTTCGAATTTTTTTCTTGCCAGTACTATAATATATAGCAAAGTTAAATACAAAACATAATGTATTTATGTGTGCAATATTAAATGCTATGATGGAAAAACATAATGTAATAACAATAGTACAAACACACAAAATATCTATGAAACGTACGAAAATAATGTACAAGACTTGTGCGTTCTTTTGTTAAATTACTGCACACATTGTTAAAAACAAAAAAGTATCGACATTGTATCAAATATGCTTCGGCTTTTCTATTGAAAGAACAATTTAGCATCTTCATTCATCTACCCATCATGAATAATATCTTTTATTATTATATGACGTTTGTGAAATGCATATTATATGTTCTCTTTAGTTTATTTCCTTGTCGTCATTCTTTTATTTTATTTTACTATATGTATACATTATATGCATCTATTTAAAAACTAAAGACACGCTATAGGATTCAATGATTTATCATCGATCGGGCCAACAAATTGTATTATCCGCGTTAAACATGGAGTGTGTAAACAACGCAATGAGTAGAATATTATAATATATAATACATGAAACTGAATAAATAGTATTATCTTTACAAGAGCTAAGATGTTAATCAAATAACACTCAGTTAATTAACATATTTTGTTATATTTGATATATAGTATATGTACTTTTTAATACATAACTAGATCGCGCAACCGCGCGGATTTTTGTTTTCATTTATTTTTATATAAATATTTTGTT
This sequence is a window from Brassica oleracea var. oleracea cultivar TO1000 chromosome C1, BOL, whole genome shotgun sequence. Protein-coding genes within it:
- the LOC106330065 gene encoding uncharacterized protein LOC106330065, with product MVWHPAAVPKHAINSWLFMLNRNPTMDRLLSWELDVEGICLLCGTHQESRNHLFFECAFSAEVWRAALLRLRVYNAPTSWESVIDWLSAFSGDRQHKLVVLQIWQGCLYEIWKERNSRFHLGTTVPTSKICGGVIRIARSKAVALKNSGRKLGTDLVSFWSVA